In Bactrocera dorsalis isolate Fly_Bdor unplaced genomic scaffold, ASM2337382v1 BdCtg007, whole genome shotgun sequence, a single window of DNA contains:
- the LOC105228263 gene encoding uncharacterized protein LOC105228263 isoform X1 translates to MSEIARNDASTESLCTVIENFKENSNTSSNHNLSSNDKKSSNCENNIADDVIHRHNIDNSEPKKPYKNDNDECKALYDNCDISQDESNSSISASVKSSTKLKKSVSFDPQDEKVRKFIEGEPIVDQKNPFKQHYSTWGNSARKKKIPPPVPAKRSTLSVRKTVTQQLREREREKEKEKERIKNETNNRKSNSGNIVSLPSPDDFVTTEEVLKQSKYVKTYVKNPDPYFVYDPSILARLKCEETRDVGDKNSSKKLRLTNQTKDRIKDLKSKPSIEASLSHSKIPFKKCSKPNYPDLSDIKIKVGTDLVGNFFNPAEVSKNAKKFDDRVKTLQISSEDDLDEIDGPLTKSESSDEVTPNLVNIKKINSESEQSKNVNFENMDVKEILEEAPEGTFTNTIKSKEFHDYLEKKGLTLIPKKIPNGAQSVYTNGRQITKPDTRISFKSPESVQISLDTTDSVRNSKKPSVFQRLLSNSIFATRRKTTPKDIVPTAKSLNNYKTHLKENLDIPQTSLKRVVLERQSFHGRPHANNNLLSPAETEFLKHQQQQSRKSFASGENVSNSLSSVLPSDELLHNSTAEEDAHTPFIKPSRRPHSKERLVSSQQNRPPPNNTILKPRAHRLYAVNNTTNVTTEGLENSSNGTLKRSVERQSLIPKRSNQTLNRKQIFNRSSSMDRNEILKKRLIRELQNKSKSDNEASKVSTPFTSKENIGEQFSTMNGPKTTSTPIRNANNDAESHTLTHRVSLTNKVYVDQQEWERLKAIKDRMDNELYLKMLQEQKRQQDAENIYERLQPQKISITQPDSVSKQPITLEPNFIRGSPQRNTFAGLTKNRQAKIIDGRALLPSSFPVNMRYISNAKESIFESTPRSQSVLGNMTYTSGNGNINRKGYEVDMGTPVVLRRKDNKISEPVCNPEQRRIGGLLTRDEILQKVKDFCRKSLNKTPIIQQSQTRVVHNKQTGLSDLSPVSYASVETNQRPASRMYAAPQVPQRMQSLPQQFIPINTAHMISEINPNTVSPIYAHVVKRSSLLSNNSEIYDSPQKINLMRQDLETPAIYVEHGNLPAPQYVLVEGDKIVPAKQVFSYYPGQTEIYAQPQYVRPYNLQPVPGAYGYISVREPLSNQQLHHRLYNGRSTPLILDQSSQQASQIYWTPRNQRLQQHSGLQPVNISSPCYMLKQLHSPSSTRIELPNRTNKKTMPNTAEIQIQHAATIESRTPNNRQIQAKPSSRQLEDLNNQHSYDWESGSEAGEVRRIFENTGNNGEFRGSHLIKNLKNKLSRLFS, encoded by the coding sequence ATGTCAGAAATTGCTAGAAATGATGCCAGTACCGAGTCACTTTGCACcgtaatagaaaattttaaagaaaatagcAACACTAGTTCCAATCACAACTTGAGTAGTAATGACAAGAAAAGTTCAAATTGTGAAAACAACATAGCTGACGATGTTATTCACAGACATAATATCGACAATTCCGAACCAAAAAAGCCTTACAAAAACGACAATGACGAATGCAAGGCCTTATATGATAACTGTGATATCTCACAAGATGAGTCGAATTCATCGATATCAGCTTCTGTTAAGTCGAGCACTAAGCTAAAAAAATCGGTTTCTTTTGATCCCCAAGACGAGAAGGTCCGCAAATTTATAGAAGGCGAACCAATTGTAGATcaaaaaaatccttttaaaCAACATTATTCCACTTGGGGAAACTCGGCTAGGAAGAAGAAAATACCGCCCCCCGTTCCAGCTAAACGATCGACGTTGAGTGTTCGAAAAACTGTCACGCAACAGCTACGAGAAAGAGAGCgtgaaaaagaaaaggaaaaagaacgaattaaaaacgaaacaaataaCCGAAAGTCAAATTCTGGTAATATTGTGTCCTTACCATCACCTGACGATTTCGTTACTACTGAAGAAGTTCTAAAACAATCCAAATATGTTAAAACATATGTGAAAAATCCGGATCCATATTTTGTTTACGACCCTTCCATACTAGCACGACTTAAATGTGAAGAAACACGTGATGTTGGTGACAAAAACTCTTCAAAAAAACTTCGTTTAACAAATCAAACTAAAGATCGTATCAAGGATTTAAAAAGTAAACCTTCAATAGAAGCATCGCTTTCACACTCAAAGATTCCCTTTAAGAAATGTTCAAAACCAAATTATCCTGATCTCTCTGACATCAAGATCAAAGTTGGTACCGATTtggttggaaatttttttaatccagCCGAAGTGTCAAAGAATGCCAAAAAGTTCGACGATAGGGTAAAAACACTTCAAATAAGTTCAGAAGATGATTTAGATGAAATAGATGGTCCCTTAACAAAAAGTGAATCGAGTGATGAGGTGACCCCGAACTTAgttaatataaagaaaataaactcaGAATCCGAACAATccaaaaacgttaactttgaaaatatggaTGTCAAAGAAATATTGGAAGAGGCGCCTGAAGGCACATTTACCAATACAATAAAATCCAAAGAGTTTCATGATTATCTTGAAAAAAAGGGTCTTACTTTGATAcccaaaaaaattccaaatggCGCACAATCTGTGTATACAAACGGCAGACAGATAACTAAACCTGATACTCGTATCTCTTTTAAAAGCCCCGAGAGCGTACAGATCTCATTAGATACAACGGACTCTGTGCGTAACTCTAAAAAGCCCTCAGTATTTCAACGTCTCCTTTCAAATAGTATTTTTGCTACTAGACGTAAAACAACTCCCAAAGATATCGTTCCTACTGCGAAATCACTAAACAATTATAAAACgcatttgaaagaaaatttagatATCCCGCAAACTTCGCTTAAGCGAGTGGTTTTAGAAAGACAAAGTTTTCACGGTCGTCCTcatgcaaataataatttattaagtcCTGCCGAAACGGAGTTCTTaaaacaccaacagcaacagtcCCGCAAGAGCTTTGCAAGTGGGGAAAACGTATCTAATTCATTATCTAGTGTCTTACCAAGTGACGAGCTGCTCCACAACTCAACAGCAGAAGAAGATGCGCACACTCCATTCATAAAACCCTCAAGACGGCCGCATTCCAAAGAGAGATTGGTAAGCTCTCAACAAAATAGACCCCCTCCAAATAATACAATACTAAAACCAAGAGCACATCGACTTTACGCTGTAAATAACACAACGAATGTAACGACGGAAGGACTTGAAAATTCGTCTAATGGTACACTAAAGCGAAGCGTTGAGCGCCAAAGCCTCATACCCAAACGAtctaatcaaactttaaaccgcaaacaaatttttaatcgtTCTAGTTCAATGGATCgtaatgaaatattgaaaaagagaCTTATACGAGAGCtgcaaaacaaatcaaaaagtgACAATGAGGCTTCTAAGGTTTCTACACCTTTCACCTCTAAAGAAAACATAGGAGAACAATTTTCTACCATGAATGGACCCAAAACAACTTCAACTCCAATCCGAAATGCAAATAATGATGCGGAAAGCCACACTTTAACACATAGGGTAAGCCTGACAAATAAAGTTTACGTCGACCAACAAGAGTGGGAACGattaaaagcaattaaagaTCGTATGGACAATGAGCTATACCTGAAAATGTTACAAGAACAAAAAAGACAACAGGATgcagaaaatatatatgaacgTCTTCAGCcacaaaaaatatcgataacgcAACCTGATAGTGTATCCAAACAGCCCATAACATTAGAACCCAACTTTATTCGGGGATCTCCACAAAGGAATACATTCGCAGGCTTGACTAAAAATAGACAAGCTAAGATTATTGATGGAAGAGCATTACTTCCATCATCTTTTCCTGTAAATATGCGGTATATTAGTAATGCTAAGGAAAGTATTTTCGAATCTACTCCTCGTAGTCAAAGCGTCTTGGGCAATATGACTTATACTTCCGGGAACGGTAATATTAACAGGAAAGGCTACGAAGTTGACATGGGTACACCAGTTGTTCTACGACGAAAAGATAACAAAATATCCGAACCGGTGTGTAATCCAGAACAGCGTCGCATCGGTGGTTTACTAACTAgagatgagattttgcaaaaagTGAAAGATTTTTGCAGAAAATCTCTAAATAAAACACCAATTATTCAACAATCACAAACTAGAGTAGTTCATAATAAGCAAACTGGTCTATCTGATTTGTCTCCAGTATCATATGCGTCTGTCGAAACGAACCAGAGGCCTGCTTCAAGAATGTATGCGGCTCCTCAAGTTCCTCAACGTATGCAGAGCTTGCCTCAACAATTCATACCAATAAATACGGCGCATATGATAAGCGAAATAAATCCAAATACAGTATCACCAATTTATGCACATGTGGTAAAAAGAAGTAGCTTACTATCAAACAATTCGGAAATTTACGATAGTCCTCAAAAAATTAACTTGATGCGACAGGATCTGGAAACTCCTGCAATATATGTAGAGCATGGAAATTTGCCTGCTCCGCAATACGTACTTGTTGAGGGTGATAAAATCGTACCTGCGAAACAAGTATTCAGCTATTATCCCGGACAGACTGAAATTTACGCCCAACCACAATACGTCCGCCCATACAATTTGCAACCTGTTCCGGGTGCTTATGGTTACATAAGTGTTCGGGAACCTCTTTCAAATCAGCAATTACACCATAGGTTGTATAATGGACGAAGTACTCCATTGATACTTGATCAGTCAAGTCAACAGGCGAGTCAAATATATTGGACGCCGCGTAATCAGCGGTTACAACAGCATTCTGGACTACAGCCAGTGAACATTAGTAGTCCCTGTTATATGCTCAAGCAACTACATTCACCGTCCTCAACTAGAATTGAGCTCCCGAATAgaactaataaaaaaacaatgcCGAACACTGCTGAAATTCAAATTCAACATGCAGCAACAATTGAAAGTAGAACGCCCAACAATCGGCAGATCCAAGCCAAACCATCATCTAGACAATTAGAAGATTTAAACAACCAACATTCCTACGATTGGGAAAGTGGCTCCGAAGCTGGCGAAGTTCGACGTATTTTTGAGAATACGGGAAACAACGGTGAGTTCAGAGGAagtcatttaataaaaaatctcaaaaataagTTATCTCgactattttcataa